Proteins from a genomic interval of Planifilum fimeticola:
- a CDS encoding aromatic ring-hydroxylating oxygenase subunit alpha encodes MRDHYVHMKEVLKRYWLVACRESELGRKPVGVTVLDEPVVLFRTGQGIHALRDVCPHRRVPLSKGWVKEEAIVCPYHGWEFSGEGVCRRVPGLMDDDRCKKQIRVTALPVRVRDGFVWIKLREEPGGNEEAGGSGTKEPFDLSFLRDPSLYSFIWKVEVKGNLVNAFENLLDGTHTHFVHAGLIRTDSNRQQVSAKLTAHRDHVEIEYSGESKQAGLISQLLERDRQTSYGRFFMPGIAQIEYRSRKGLSMLITAVARPVSEAVQDVYAIITVKRGIVPNFIKRLVIAPFFKTALKQDLRIVELQQNWIERCGEGRLVSTEADLMRPFIEQLTKGRYYEKPLEREVQLLL; translated from the coding sequence ATGAGAGATCACTACGTACACATGAAGGAAGTGCTGAAGCGCTACTGGCTCGTGGCTTGCCGGGAAAGCGAGCTGGGCCGCAAGCCCGTGGGGGTGACCGTGCTCGATGAACCCGTCGTCCTCTTTCGGACCGGGCAAGGAATCCACGCGCTGCGGGACGTTTGTCCCCATCGCAGGGTGCCGCTGTCGAAGGGGTGGGTGAAGGAAGAGGCAATCGTGTGCCCCTATCATGGATGGGAATTCAGCGGGGAAGGCGTCTGTCGGCGCGTGCCGGGATTAATGGATGATGATCGCTGCAAAAAGCAGATCCGGGTGACGGCTCTGCCGGTCCGGGTGCGGGACGGCTTTGTCTGGATCAAACTGCGGGAGGAGCCCGGTGGAAACGAGGAGGCCGGAGGGAGCGGAACCAAGGAACCCTTTGATCTCTCCTTCCTGCGGGACCCTTCCCTCTATTCCTTCATCTGGAAGGTGGAAGTGAAGGGAAATCTGGTCAACGCCTTCGAAAACCTGCTGGACGGAACCCACACCCATTTTGTCCATGCCGGTCTCATCCGGACCGATTCCAACCGGCAGCAGGTCAGCGCCAAACTGACCGCCCACCGCGATCACGTGGAAATCGAATACAGCGGGGAATCGAAGCAGGCCGGCTTAATCTCCCAATTGCTGGAGCGGGACCGTCAGACGAGCTACGGCCGGTTTTTCATGCCGGGGATCGCCCAGATCGAATACCGGTCCCGCAAGGGGTTGAGCATGCTCATCACGGCGGTGGCCCGCCCCGTCTCCGAAGCCGTCCAGGATGTGTATGCCATCATCACCGTCAAACGGGGGATCGTTCCCAATTTCATCAAGAGGCTGGTCATCGCTCCCTTTTTCAAAACGGCCCTGAAACAGGACCTCCGCATCGTCGAATTGCAGCAGAACTGGATCGAACGATGCGGGGAAGGAAGGCTTGTATCCACCGAGGCGGACCTGATGCGCCCGTTTATCGAACAGCTGACCAAGGGCCGCTACTACGAAAAGCCCTTGGAGCGGGAGGTGCAGCTTCTGTTGTGA
- a CDS encoding beta-ketoacyl-ACP synthase III, with amino-acid sequence MERTIQIASTGKYLPGKIVFSEELDEKLGVPRGWSYEHSRVRTRRYVTEETASEMGALAAEEALRKAGLSIEDIDCIVSVSGTMEQAIPCNAALIHRRLTGGSRPIPAFDINSTCLGFITGLDLISHALQAGQYRRVLLVASEIASVGLNREHKKSCVLFGDGAAAAVVQKGDAEGPSRILASDMETYSQGTDYIQIRGGGTKHHPRTNPPAEYFLFEMNGAAVYRLVARHLPSFVDRLLDRAGVGMEDIDLVIPHQASGIAMELLRKKLGIPEEKFLSILEDHGNTIAASLPMALHEAVQRGRLHRGSLVMMLGTSAGASLGGVVFVY; translated from the coding sequence ATGGAGCGAACCATACAGATCGCGAGTACCGGAAAGTATTTGCCGGGGAAGATTGTCTTTTCGGAGGAATTGGATGAGAAGCTGGGGGTGCCGCGGGGGTGGAGCTACGAGCATTCCCGTGTGAGGACCCGGCGGTACGTGACGGAGGAGACGGCGTCGGAGATGGGAGCCCTGGCAGCGGAGGAGGCGCTGCGGAAAGCGGGGCTTTCGATTGAGGACATAGACTGCATTGTATCGGTCAGCGGAACGATGGAGCAGGCGATCCCCTGCAACGCCGCCCTGATTCACCGGCGGCTGACGGGGGGAAGCCGCCCGATTCCCGCCTTTGACATCAACTCCACCTGCCTCGGCTTCATCACGGGGCTGGATCTTATTTCCCACGCGCTCCAGGCGGGGCAGTACCGCCGCGTCCTGCTCGTGGCGAGCGAGATCGCCTCCGTCGGATTGAACCGGGAGCACAAGAAAAGCTGTGTCCTGTTCGGCGACGGGGCGGCGGCGGCGGTCGTGCAGAAGGGCGATGCCGAAGGTCCCTCCCGGATCCTGGCGTCGGATATGGAAACCTACAGCCAGGGAACCGACTACATTCAGATCCGGGGCGGAGGCACCAAGCATCATCCCCGCACCAACCCGCCGGCCGAGTACTTTTTGTTCGAGATGAACGGAGCGGCGGTGTACCGCCTGGTCGCCCGCCATCTTCCCTCCTTTGTGGACCGATTGCTGGACCGGGCGGGCGTCGGGATGGAAGACATCGATCTGGTGATCCCCCACCAGGCCAGCGGGATCGCCATGGAGCTGCTGCGGAAAAAGCTGGGCATCCCGGAGGAAAAGTTTCTGTCCATCCTGGAAGACCACGGCAACACCATCGCGGCGTCCCTCCCGATGGCCCTGCATGAAGCCGTCCAACGGGGACGCCTGCACCGGGGCTCCCTCGTGATGATGCTGGGGACATCGGCGGGCGCCTCCCTCGGGGGTGTCGTGTTTGTCTACTGA
- a CDS encoding ATP-grasp domain-containing protein, whose product MSTEPTVLLTGGRAPVALHLARLFRKAGFRVLSAESMKYPLLSFSNAVDRCFSLPGPAADEAGFVEGLASLIREQGVDWLIPTCEETFYIAKYRGELETGCRVLTDDLDTLARLHHKGVFIEELKRAGELVPKTALVCDLSDWRRAVEEIPFPAVLKPAYSRFATQVHFLEEPAAEPPVSLDRPWVLQERIPGPQLSTYAVAHRGRLTAYSCYRRVFRVGTGSSITFRHEAEPLLYRWTERLVKRYRYTGQIAFDFIRSDEDGKYYPLECNPRATSGIHLFTDASLVKAMVGSPSDVAFPDPGTKAMLGIPVLLYGRRQGKLREWLNTLATYRDVIFDRRDPLPSLGQGISLLSLCMTSLRRRIPLLELTTHDIEWEGEEHDKGTDHRRNGISRTSLGPAPEAVGTGGDRFRPE is encoded by the coding sequence TTGTCTACTGAGCCCACGGTTCTTTTGACCGGCGGCCGGGCGCCGGTGGCGCTCCACCTGGCGCGGCTGTTCAGGAAAGCCGGGTTTCGGGTGCTTTCGGCGGAGAGCATGAAATACCCGCTGCTCTCCTTTTCCAACGCCGTGGATCGCTGTTTTTCCCTGCCGGGCCCCGCCGCCGATGAGGCCGGCTTTGTGGAGGGGCTTGCGTCCCTGATCCGGGAGCAGGGTGTGGACTGGTTGATTCCCACCTGCGAGGAAACCTTCTATATCGCCAAATATCGCGGGGAATTGGAGACCGGTTGCCGGGTGCTCACGGACGACCTGGACACCTTGGCCCGGCTTCACCACAAAGGGGTCTTTATCGAGGAGCTCAAGCGGGCGGGGGAGCTCGTTCCGAAAACCGCGTTGGTTTGCGACCTCTCGGATTGGCGGCGCGCCGTGGAGGAGATTCCCTTTCCCGCCGTGCTTAAGCCGGCTTATTCCCGGTTTGCCACGCAGGTGCATTTTTTGGAGGAGCCGGCGGCGGAGCCGCCCGTTTCCCTCGATCGGCCCTGGGTGCTTCAGGAGCGGATCCCGGGGCCCCAGCTTTCCACCTATGCGGTGGCGCACCGGGGGCGGTTGACGGCCTACAGCTGTTACCGGAGGGTATTCAGAGTGGGGACCGGTTCGTCGATCACGTTTCGGCACGAAGCGGAGCCGCTTTTGTACCGATGGACGGAGCGCCTGGTGAAGCGGTATCGTTACACCGGGCAGATCGCCTTTGATTTCATTCGATCGGACGAGGATGGAAAGTATTATCCCCTGGAATGCAATCCCCGCGCCACCAGCGGGATTCATCTGTTTACGGACGCATCCCTGGTGAAGGCCATGGTGGGAAGTCCCTCCGACGTTGCGTTTCCCGACCCCGGCACGAAAGCGATGCTGGGAATCCCGGTGCTGCTGTACGGGCGGAGGCAGGGGAAACTCCGTGAGTGGCTGAATACCCTCGCCACATATCGGGATGTGATCTTTGACCGGAGGGATCCGCTGCCTTCACTGGGACAGGGGATTTCCCTGCTTTCTCTGTGCATGACGTCCCTCCGGCGGAGGATTCCGCTGCTGGAGCTGACCACACACGACATCGAATGGGAAGGAGAAGAGCATGACAAGGGCACTGATCACCGGAGGAACGGGATTTCTCGGACAAGCCTTGGCCCGGCGCCTGAGGCAGTCGGGACGGGAGGTGACCGTTTTCGGCCGGAATGA
- a CDS encoding NAD-dependent epimerase/dehydratase family protein: MTRALITGGTGFLGQALARRLRQSGREVTVFGRNEAVGAELEREGIRFVRGRLQDPESVMAACEGQEVVFHCGALSSPWGRYRDFYESNVIGTKHVIEACFKHRVRRLVHVSTPSLLFRYNEGLDVSEEAPLPKRFANHYAKTKFLAEQLADRAFRDGLPVITIRPRALFGPGDTTIIPRLIEANRRRFIPLMKEGKVWVDLTYVENAVDALLLCETAPESCLGRKYHITNGEPVLLIDVLRRLFEKLGLPLRAKPVSYRTAFYAAWAMEGIARCIPRMKEPPFTRYTVSVLGKSQTLNIDRARRELGYAPRISVDEGVDRYVEWYRNQGEI; this comes from the coding sequence ATGACAAGGGCACTGATCACCGGAGGAACGGGATTTCTCGGACAAGCCTTGGCCCGGCGCCTGAGGCAGTCGGGACGGGAGGTGACCGTTTTCGGCCGGAATGAGGCCGTCGGTGCGGAGCTGGAACGGGAGGGGATCCGCTTTGTGCGGGGCAGACTGCAGGACCCGGAGTCGGTGATGGCGGCCTGCGAGGGGCAGGAGGTGGTGTTTCACTGCGGCGCTCTCTCTTCTCCCTGGGGACGCTACCGGGATTTTTACGAGAGCAACGTGATCGGGACGAAACATGTAATCGAGGCGTGCTTCAAACACCGCGTACGCCGCCTGGTTCACGTATCCACCCCGTCCCTCCTCTTCCGCTACAATGAAGGGTTGGACGTTTCGGAGGAGGCTCCTTTGCCGAAGCGGTTCGCCAACCATTACGCCAAGACCAAATTCCTGGCGGAACAGCTGGCGGACCGGGCCTTCCGGGATGGTCTGCCCGTGATCACCATCCGTCCCCGCGCCCTGTTCGGTCCGGGGGATACCACCATCATCCCCCGGTTGATCGAGGCCAACCGCCGGCGGTTCATTCCCCTGATGAAGGAGGGGAAGGTGTGGGTGGACCTGACATATGTCGAAAACGCCGTCGACGCCCTGCTGCTCTGCGAGACGGCTCCGGAGTCCTGCCTGGGGCGGAAATATCACATCACCAACGGGGAACCGGTGCTGCTGATCGACGTGTTGCGCCGGTTGTTTGAAAAGCTGGGCCTGCCCCTGCGCGCCAAGCCGGTCTCCTATCGCACGGCCTTTTATGCGGCCTGGGCGATGGAAGGGATCGCCCGGTGCATTCCCCGGATGAAGGAGCCGCCCTTCACCCGCTATACCGTCAGCGTGCTGGGGAAAAGTCAGACTCTCAACATCGATCGGGCGCGCCGGGAATTGGGATACGCTCCCCGCATCAGCGTCGACGAAGGAGTGGATCGGTATGTCGAGTGGTACCGAAATCAAGGTGAAATCTAG
- a CDS encoding GNAT family N-acetyltransferase, with translation MRIERFGRDHPGLQKLSHHPQWKMETAYALPLIREGSSAYVSNAKTDVQLLQAGGHLLPITVNDAEYDNSYVCSPYSTYIRYAQEELYLLQSRLLRKLLGAALDGIAPLLKKARIDQNVHLNNWLLSTNLYEPMEREVLRELTRRLTGEFPGHALIFRSLNRVTNGDMMGELHRLGYILVPSRQVYFFDGRAPDYLRKKNNVWDRKLLEKAPYDLVEHDAIRPEDYPRIKELYDLLYIEKYSPINPQFTTAYIENAHKQKLIRMRGLRDGNGVLQGVVGCFIRGGVMTVPIVGYNTALPQRTGLYRMLMSMVLQEAAERNMLLHLSSGAAHFKRLRGGKPAIEYSAVYLRHLPVGRRIVWELLSFLLNRVGVPIMRRYRL, from the coding sequence ATGCGGATAGAAAGATTCGGTCGAGACCATCCGGGCCTGCAGAAATTGTCGCATCACCCGCAGTGGAAGATGGAAACCGCCTATGCGCTGCCGCTCATCCGGGAAGGATCCTCCGCCTACGTCAGCAATGCGAAAACCGATGTTCAACTGCTGCAGGCGGGCGGCCATCTCCTGCCGATCACCGTCAATGATGCGGAGTACGACAATTCCTATGTGTGTTCGCCCTACTCCACCTATATCCGCTATGCGCAGGAGGAGCTCTATCTGCTTCAGTCCCGCCTCCTGCGAAAACTCCTCGGCGCCGCGCTCGACGGGATTGCGCCCCTGTTGAAAAAGGCCCGAATCGATCAAAACGTCCACCTGAACAATTGGCTTTTGTCCACCAACTTGTACGAACCGATGGAGCGGGAGGTGCTTCGGGAACTGACCCGCCGCCTCACCGGTGAGTTTCCCGGGCACGCCCTGATTTTTCGCTCCTTGAACCGTGTGACCAATGGGGACATGATGGGGGAACTGCACCGTCTGGGCTATATCCTGGTGCCCAGCCGGCAGGTGTATTTTTTTGACGGCCGGGCGCCCGATTACCTGCGGAAGAAGAACAATGTGTGGGATCGCAAGCTGTTGGAGAAAGCCCCCTATGACCTCGTCGAACACGACGCGATCCGACCGGAGGACTATCCGAGGATCAAGGAGCTGTACGATCTGCTCTACATCGAAAAGTACTCCCCCATCAATCCGCAGTTTACGACGGCGTACATCGAAAACGCCCACAAGCAAAAGCTGATCCGCATGCGGGGCCTTCGGGACGGCAACGGGGTTTTGCAGGGGGTTGTCGGCTGCTTTATCCGGGGAGGCGTCATGACGGTACCCATCGTCGGCTACAATACGGCGCTTCCGCAACGGACCGGCCTGTACCGGATGCTGATGTCCATGGTGTTGCAGGAAGCGGCGGAGCGAAACATGCTCCTTCATTTAAGCTCCGGAGCCGCCCACTTCAAGCGGCTCCGCGGCGGGAAGCCCGCCATCGAGTACAGCGCCGTCTATCTCCGGCATCTGCCTGTCGGCAGAAGGATCGTCTGGGAGCTGTTGAGCTTTCTGCTGAACCGGGTGGGGGTTCCGATCATGAGGAGGTACCGGCTATGA
- a CDS encoding MBL fold metallo-hydrolase, which produces MSSGTEIKVKSRLFRTGYCRQLEKMARRDAPLRRASFYSLAALIRHPEEGLILFDTGYSTHFFRETSRLPYLLYRWTVPVVFRKEEALVEQLKALGISPEEIRYIFLSHFHGDHIGGVRDFPEASILCSREAYDHIRGKRGMRAVRNGFVPGLLPPDFAERVQFIEDKERFPFRDRYGVFDPVFDCFGDGSLLAVRLSGHAPGQYGLFFVDEDQGPILLCADATWSMAAVRRQVEPHPLTFAVMGGRREFRRSFRQLTEFHRLNPSVRILPSHCPEAAALAEEVEG; this is translated from the coding sequence ATGTCGAGTGGTACCGAAATCAAGGTGAAATCTAGGCTGTTCCGCACCGGCTACTGCCGGCAACTCGAAAAGATGGCCCGGAGGGACGCCCCTCTTCGCCGGGCATCCTTTTATTCGCTGGCCGCGCTGATCCGGCATCCCGAAGAGGGGCTCATCCTGTTTGATACCGGCTATTCCACCCATTTCTTCAGGGAGACATCCCGCCTCCCCTATTTGCTTTACCGATGGACCGTTCCGGTGGTTTTCCGGAAAGAGGAGGCGCTGGTGGAGCAATTGAAGGCCCTGGGGATTTCCCCGGAGGAGATCCGGTATATCTTCCTGTCCCATTTTCACGGAGACCACATCGGAGGCGTCCGGGACTTTCCAGAGGCGTCGATTCTCTGTTCCCGCGAAGCCTATGACCATATCCGGGGAAAGCGGGGGATGCGGGCGGTGCGGAACGGTTTTGTGCCCGGATTGCTGCCCCCGGACTTTGCCGAGCGGGTTCAGTTTATTGAAGACAAGGAGCGTTTCCCCTTTCGGGACCGCTACGGCGTGTTCGATCCGGTGTTCGACTGTTTCGGGGACGGATCACTCCTCGCCGTCCGCCTGTCGGGACACGCCCCGGGCCAGTACGGCCTCTTCTTCGTCGATGAGGATCAGGGTCCCATCCTGCTGTGTGCCGACGCCACCTGGTCGATGGCGGCGGTCCGCCGGCAAGTGGAGCCCCATCCCCTCACCTTCGCCGTGATGGGAGGGCGGCGGGAATTTCGCCGCAGTTTTCGTCAGCTGACGGAGTTTCACCGGTTGAACCCGTCGGTGCGCATCCTTCCCTCCCATTGTCCCGAAGCGGCGGCGTTGGCGGAGGAGGTGGAAGGATGA
- a CDS encoding ABC transporter ATP-binding protein yields the protein MQERDRQQPGKPFSSFLKLLRLGKPAKGIFAVGILFSLIEAASGLIVPLLTKQLVDAITASGWSLLPVLWLVAAFLLQTVSGGLSHYLMAYIGEGFVRNIREHLWDHILSLPIPYFDKHQSGETMSRITQDTNTVKALISQHIISSLSSIITVLGSVVILFIMDWQMTLILFTAVPLSLLVIMPLGRVMYRISRRTQDEMAFLNANLGRVLGDIRLVKSHNAEDIEKRRGKESIRRLFSFGLKEAKVMAIISPLMTTVMMLVLVILIGYGGVRVASGTLTTGSLIAIILYMFQIIVPFTQLASFFTAFQKAMGATERIQQLLVRSPEADKKGMETLPLDQELVFDRVSFSYEEGKPILREIDFTVKPGETVAIVGPSGGGKTTIFSLIERFYTPDAGQIRLGPLPIDKLDLTAWRRSIGYVSQESPIMSGTIRENICYGLSREAGEDEIRRAAQLANASEFIERLPAGYETEVGERGIKLSGGQRQRIAIARAFLRNPRILLLDEATSNLDSESEMYVQQALKNLMKGRTTLIIAHRLSTVVEADQILVLEEGRITGRGAHEELMATHDLYRRLAKQQLQTARTP from the coding sequence ATGCAAGAACGCGATCGGCAGCAACCCGGGAAACCGTTCTCCTCCTTTCTCAAGCTGCTTCGCCTCGGCAAACCCGCCAAGGGAATCTTCGCCGTCGGGATCCTCTTCAGTCTGATCGAAGCGGCCTCGGGCTTGATCGTCCCCCTCCTGACCAAACAGCTCGTCGACGCGATCACCGCGTCCGGATGGAGCCTCCTGCCGGTGCTGTGGCTTGTAGCCGCCTTTTTATTGCAGACGGTATCCGGAGGCTTGTCCCACTACTTGATGGCCTACATCGGGGAAGGGTTTGTCCGGAACATCCGGGAACATCTCTGGGACCACATCCTGAGCCTTCCCATCCCCTATTTCGACAAGCACCAGTCCGGAGAGACGATGAGCCGCATCACCCAGGACACCAACACGGTGAAGGCGCTGATCTCCCAACACATCATCTCCTCCCTGTCCAGCATCATCACCGTCCTGGGATCCGTCGTCATCCTGTTCATCATGGACTGGCAAATGACCCTGATCCTGTTTACCGCCGTGCCCCTGTCGCTCCTGGTGATCATGCCCCTCGGCCGGGTCATGTACCGGATCTCCAGGCGCACCCAGGATGAAATGGCCTTCCTCAACGCCAATCTGGGCCGGGTGCTGGGGGATATCCGCCTGGTCAAATCCCACAACGCGGAGGACATCGAAAAGCGCCGCGGAAAAGAGAGCATCCGGAGGCTTTTCTCCTTCGGGCTGAAGGAAGCCAAGGTGATGGCCATCATCTCCCCGCTGATGACCACGGTCATGATGCTGGTCCTGGTGATCCTGATCGGCTACGGCGGCGTCCGGGTGGCTTCCGGAACGCTGACGACCGGCTCCCTGATCGCCATCATCCTCTACATGTTTCAGATCATCGTTCCCTTTACGCAGCTGGCCTCCTTCTTCACCGCCTTCCAGAAAGCGATGGGGGCCACCGAAAGAATCCAGCAGCTGCTCGTCCGTTCGCCGGAAGCGGATAAAAAGGGCATGGAAACCCTGCCCCTCGATCAGGAACTGGTCTTCGACCGGGTCAGCTTTTCCTATGAGGAGGGAAAACCGATTCTCCGGGAGATCGATTTCACCGTCAAGCCGGGGGAAACCGTCGCCATCGTGGGGCCGAGCGGCGGCGGCAAAACCACCATCTTTTCGCTGATTGAACGGTTCTACACCCCCGACGCGGGCCAGATCCGGCTGGGCCCGCTGCCCATCGACAAACTGGATCTGACCGCCTGGCGCCGGTCGATCGGCTACGTCTCCCAGGAGAGTCCGATCATGTCGGGAACGATTCGGGAAAACATCTGTTACGGCTTGAGCAGAGAGGCGGGAGAGGACGAAATCCGGAGGGCCGCTCAATTGGCCAACGCCTCCGAATTTATCGAAAGACTCCCCGCGGGGTACGAAACCGAGGTGGGAGAGAGGGGGATCAAGCTGTCCGGAGGGCAGAGGCAGCGGATTGCGATCGCCAGGGCCTTTCTCCGAAACCCCCGGATCCTTCTGTTGGATGAAGCCACCTCCAATCTGGACAGCGAATCGGAGATGTACGTCCAGCAGGCGCTGAAAAACCTGATGAAGGGCCGAACCACCCTGATCATCGCCCATCGCCTGTCCACGGTGGTGGAAGCCGATCAGATCCTCGTCCTCGAGGAGGGACGGATCACCGGCAGAGGAGCCCACGAGGAATTGATGGCCACCCACGACCTGTACCGGCGGCTGGCCAAGCAGCAGCTGCAAACCGCCCGCACCCCGTGA
- a CDS encoding F390 synthetase-related protein: MNLFRLGLAYIRAKRAMAIRSRRKLEERQLRLLRRHFRFVLEHSPFYRRRFQEAMKGWDSPELTWERLQTLPLMDKETMMSHFDELNTAGIRKEEAFRLAWRAEETRDFTPQIGDVTVGLSSGTSNNRGLFLVSKEERERWAGTVLAKLLPGGVTRRESVAFFLRANSNLYTSVRQRRLTFAYYDLLEDLSAHVERLNRQRPTILVAPPAVLSFLSEEKERGRLNIAPVKVISVADVLDDRDRQKIEEQFGKPVHQIYQCTEGFLAATCSHGTLHLNEDIVHIEREWIDRESGRFVPIITDFCRRTQPIIRYRLNDILVLSDKPCPCGSAMTAIDRVEGRCDDILYLKDAGNGQYRAVFPDFIRRAMWQAGDEILHYQVVQQAPDRIVVAFEERSGMDRRRMEEAIRSAFAQLFRRLKVEAATIRFAPYRHPPADRKLRRVKRIWSP; this comes from the coding sequence ATGAACCTGTTCCGTCTGGGGTTGGCTTACATCCGGGCCAAGCGGGCGATGGCGATCCGCTCCCGCCGGAAGCTGGAGGAGCGCCAGCTGCGCCTGCTCAGGCGTCACTTCCGGTTTGTCCTGGAGCACTCGCCCTTTTACCGCCGCCGCTTTCAGGAGGCGATGAAGGGGTGGGACAGTCCGGAGCTGACCTGGGAGCGGCTGCAGACGCTGCCCCTGATGGACAAGGAGACGATGATGTCCCATTTCGATGAGCTGAACACCGCCGGCATCCGAAAGGAGGAAGCGTTTCGCCTCGCATGGCGGGCGGAGGAGACGCGGGATTTCACCCCCCAGATCGGCGACGTGACGGTCGGCCTCTCCTCGGGCACTTCCAACAACCGCGGATTGTTTTTGGTCAGCAAGGAAGAGCGGGAGAGGTGGGCCGGCACCGTGCTCGCCAAGCTGTTGCCAGGAGGTGTCACGCGCCGGGAGAGCGTGGCCTTCTTCCTCCGGGCCAACAGCAATCTGTACACCTCCGTCCGACAGCGGCGGCTCACCTTTGCCTACTACGATCTGCTGGAGGATCTCTCCGCCCATGTGGAGCGGCTGAACCGGCAACGGCCCACCATCCTGGTGGCGCCCCCGGCCGTGTTGTCCTTCCTGAGCGAGGAGAAGGAGCGGGGGCGGCTGAACATCGCTCCGGTCAAGGTGATCTCCGTCGCCGACGTCCTGGATGACCGGGACCGACAAAAGATCGAAGAGCAATTCGGGAAGCCGGTTCATCAGATCTATCAGTGTACGGAGGGGTTTTTGGCCGCCACGTGTTCCCACGGTACCCTTCACCTCAACGAGGATATCGTCCATATCGAGCGGGAGTGGATCGACCGGGAAAGCGGCCGCTTTGTCCCGATCATCACGGACTTTTGCCGAAGGACCCAGCCCATCATCCGCTACCGCTTGAATGATATCCTGGTGCTGTCCGACAAGCCGTGCCCCTGCGGATCGGCGATGACCGCCATCGACCGGGTGGAGGGGCGCTGTGACGATATCCTTTACCTGAAAGATGCGGGCAACGGGCAATACCGTGCGGTGTTTCCCGATTTCATCCGGCGCGCGATGTGGCAGGCGGGGGATGAAATTCTTCACTATCAGGTGGTTCAACAGGCTCCGGACCGAATCGTCGTCGCCTTTGAAGAGCGGAGCGGTATGGACCGCCGGCGGATGGAGGAGGCGATCCGGTCCGCCTTTGCCCAGCTGTTTCGGCGGCTGAAGGTCGAGGCGGCGACGATCCGATTTGCGCCGTACCGGCACCCGCCTGCGGACAGGAAGCTGCGGCGGGTGAAGCGGATCTGGTCGCCGTGA